In Gemmatimonadaceae bacterium, one genomic interval encodes:
- a CDS encoding translocation/assembly module TamB domain-containing protein, with translation MTPRQRRFWWAVAILLGAGAGLSFAYLVATGTDAGRSWLLTALVRRANGVFKGRGSLRIGRLRSITPDRVVAENVALVDTAGVPVVTAQRIEGALSVSGLFSKAIRIRRLAAEGVTLELQQDTTGRKWNLAYIIAGDTASKTPHAPGFGDDVRIDTLVIRGGEVRTRAPWAPHPMFTGRQRDSVIAVRDSVHDLVRTPTGLLFERRRIAIGVARAHDVVVVDVQRRPASLQLDSLSGVLSDPPVTIRHAQGQVVWTSDSLQLALTHVELPHSQGSAVGTVAWNQPGPVHYDVQVRADAGLADLGWIWDVLPTEGRGRALVRLRTLADAWNTEYTLDSLDVASGPSRVRGQIAITSRPADLLLHRVDLTFTPLHSDLLRRLSYGAVPAAVQGTLAGRLVARSGGPLTAFKIDLLDACFVDATVSTRGGAEPAISSLTLRGMVAMGARPRAWDLVAQDARLDLRSVRALAPAAPAVDGLLTGGLTVRAADLASADLSAIGLTWTDAGGNVSTVRGAVRMRYDRTPLALTADLQLDPLSMRALARIDTTLPVRASLAGRVTLDGRLDSLQWRGVLHPVLLGDSAAVGGTLALEGIAGLTASAWHGTAAGTLDAFDLAQWLGRRDVPATALTGTVRLAAQGPREPTRDTLRGPADSLARRAIEGGGEVVLHQLAAGERPAFDVVASATLGRDRLVVDSASVLLGGISATAHGALGRDTRHVDTLEVAIRADSIEAARPELRRLAAMLQPVDSALAGSLRRLVSDTLRGDASLSGYLTGSVDQLDATAALGAREVQVGAIRIGRIVGSALARDVTHRAAFEGAASLDDVRGVGAVRIQTAAFRVADASTDSGRLVLDVSTDEDAHLVVRGGYTAAGARTVVQLDSIGLTYDQAAWRAPQPLRLVTDAGSVHLDPVTLRSNQGGELAVEADIPKTGAVTGAVRLVRFPVGEVAALLAGTAPFEGTLSGTASLAGVRDAPVIGWNITGDSLGVIGYRLPPVVTTGQYADRRLVANALLRDSLGGAVRAQGQLPMDLRLATVEKRLLSDVITGEVIADSLRLQALPLQIDGVSRLRGVLTGRLGLSGTVDRPVADGTMQLDGAGASLDALGITPTDGRVIVRARADSLVLESLRLRSGGVADTLGAQGVLRFTANQPMRIQMDVAANNFAAARQRDGTELTIGGRMSVRGELQRPVVSGALVVPRANLVVNPLGARTALDLNTDAARALLGADEVPVAETAAQSLSRLGALVTVENARVDLGQEVWVQTPEARVRLTGGLGIAMSGDRLALEGEILTNRGQYRLDLGVVNRSFSIDSGRVRFYGQAAIPPTLDINATNVVRATGGSEIPVRVHIGGTYDVPVLTLSSTDPLYASAPESEIISLLVFGAPTFALDGQRQSTVQAVSGVLLPTVGGLAEGKLQQWLPKLSTLQIQTGNGQDQAQLSATRLLDNLSITAGKQIGDKTFLRVNTGVCRGTGDVTGGNRLWAGLAAEYRVGPTVFAQIGVDPGAAPCTRLGGDQLPRRQFGFDLFKEWIW, from the coding sequence ATGACGCCGCGTCAGCGCCGCTTCTGGTGGGCGGTGGCGATCCTGCTGGGGGCCGGGGCGGGGCTGAGCTTCGCGTATCTGGTCGCCACGGGGACCGACGCCGGTCGCTCCTGGTTGCTCACAGCGCTCGTGCGCCGTGCGAACGGCGTCTTCAAGGGGCGCGGGTCGCTGCGCATTGGACGCCTTCGCTCGATCACGCCCGATCGTGTGGTGGCGGAAAATGTGGCGTTGGTGGATACCGCCGGGGTGCCGGTCGTGACGGCACAGCGGATCGAAGGGGCACTCAGCGTGAGCGGGCTGTTCAGCAAGGCTATTCGTATCCGCCGCCTCGCCGCGGAGGGGGTGACGCTCGAGCTGCAGCAGGACACCACCGGCCGGAAGTGGAACCTCGCCTACATCATCGCCGGCGATACCGCGAGCAAGACGCCACATGCCCCGGGCTTCGGCGACGATGTGCGCATCGATACGCTGGTGATTCGTGGCGGCGAGGTCCGCACGCGGGCCCCGTGGGCGCCACATCCGATGTTCACCGGGAGGCAGCGCGACAGCGTCATCGCGGTGCGCGACAGCGTGCACGATCTGGTGCGCACACCCACCGGGTTGCTGTTCGAGCGGCGTCGGATCGCGATCGGGGTCGCCCGGGCGCACGATGTGGTGGTGGTGGATGTGCAACGCCGCCCGGCGTCGCTGCAGCTCGATTCACTCTCCGGGGTCCTGTCGGATCCGCCGGTGACGATTCGCCACGCGCAGGGGCAGGTCGTCTGGACCTCGGATTCGCTGCAGCTCGCGCTCACGCACGTGGAGTTGCCGCACTCGCAGGGCTCGGCGGTCGGCACGGTGGCGTGGAATCAGCCTGGTCCGGTGCACTACGACGTGCAGGTGCGAGCCGACGCGGGGCTGGCCGACCTCGGGTGGATCTGGGATGTCCTGCCCACGGAAGGGCGGGGGCGCGCCCTCGTGCGTCTGCGCACGCTCGCCGACGCGTGGAACACGGAGTACACCCTCGATTCGCTCGACGTGGCCAGCGGGCCGTCGCGCGTGCGCGGACAGATTGCCATCACGTCGCGTCCCGCCGATCTGTTGCTGCATCGGGTCGATCTGACGTTCACGCCGCTGCACAGCGATCTCCTGCGGCGTCTGAGCTACGGCGCGGTGCCGGCGGCGGTGCAGGGCACGCTGGCGGGGCGTCTGGTGGCGCGGAGCGGCGGGCCGCTGACGGCGTTCAAGATCGATTTGCTCGACGCCTGCTTCGTGGACGCGACGGTCTCAACGCGTGGTGGGGCCGAGCCGGCCATCTCGAGCCTCACACTGCGCGGCATGGTGGCCATGGGTGCGCGGCCCCGCGCATGGGATCTCGTGGCGCAGGATGCGCGGCTCGATCTGCGCTCCGTGCGCGCGTTAGCGCCGGCCGCGCCCGCCGTCGACGGTCTGCTCACCGGTGGCCTCACGGTGCGCGCGGCGGACCTCGCGAGCGCTGACCTGTCGGCCATCGGCCTTACGTGGACCGACGCCGGCGGGAACGTCTCCACCGTGCGTGGGGCGGTGCGCATGCGCTATGACCGGACACCGCTTGCGCTCACGGCCGACCTGCAACTCGATCCGCTGTCGATGCGGGCGCTCGCGCGCATCGACACCACGCTCCCGGTGCGGGCGTCGCTGGCCGGTCGCGTGACGCTCGACGGCCGCCTGGACTCGCTGCAGTGGCGGGGGGTGTTGCATCCCGTGCTCCTGGGCGACTCGGCGGCGGTTGGCGGCACGCTGGCGTTGGAGGGCATCGCGGGGCTCACGGCCAGCGCGTGGCACGGCACGGCCGCGGGCACCCTCGACGCCTTCGATCTCGCCCAGTGGCTCGGGCGTCGCGACGTACCGGCGACGGCCCTCACTGGTACCGTGCGTCTGGCGGCGCAGGGGCCGCGCGAACCGACCCGCGACACGCTCCGCGGGCCGGCGGACTCCCTGGCGCGGCGGGCCATCGAAGGCGGTGGCGAGGTGGTCCTGCACCAGCTCGCGGCGGGAGAACGGCCGGCGTTCGATGTGGTGGCCAGCGCCACGCTCGGCCGAGATCGTCTGGTGGTGGATTCCGCCTCGGTGCTGCTCGGCGGTATCAGCGCCACCGCCCACGGTGCGCTCGGGCGCGACACTCGGCACGTGGATACGCTCGAGGTGGCCATTCGCGCCGACAGCATCGAGGCGGCGCGCCCCGAGCTGCGCCGTCTGGCCGCGATGCTTCAGCCAGTGGACTCGGCGTTGGCTGGCTCGCTGCGCCGCCTGGTGAGCGACACGTTGCGTGGCGATGCGTCGCTCTCCGGCTATCTCACGGGCAGCGTCGATCAGCTCGATGCCACCGCGGCGCTCGGCGCCCGCGAGGTGCAGGTGGGCGCGATCCGCATCGGCCGGATCGTGGGTTCGGCGCTGGCGCGCGACGTGACGCATCGCGCGGCCTTCGAGGGCGCGGCGTCGCTCGACGACGTGCGCGGGGTCGGCGCGGTCCGCATTCAGACCGCCGCCTTCCGGGTGGCCGACGCCAGCACCGACAGTGGCCGCCTCGTGCTCGATGTGAGCACCGATGAGGACGCGCATCTCGTCGTGCGTGGTGGCTACACCGCGGCCGGCGCGCGCACCGTCGTGCAGCTCGACTCGATCGGCCTCACCTACGATCAGGCCGCGTGGCGCGCGCCGCAGCCGCTGCGGCTGGTGACGGACGCCGGCAGTGTGCACCTCGATCCGGTGACGCTGCGCTCGAATCAGGGCGGGGAGCTCGCCGTCGAGGCGGATATCCCGAAGACCGGGGCCGTCACCGGCGCGGTGCGCCTCGTGCGCTTCCCGGTGGGCGAAGTCGCGGCACTGCTCGCCGGGACCGCGCCGTTCGAGGGCACCTTGAGTGGCACCGCGTCGCTCGCCGGCGTGCGCGACGCCCCGGTCATCGGCTGGAACATCACCGGCGATTCACTTGGTGTCATTGGCTACCGCTTGCCACCGGTGGTCACGACCGGGCAGTACGCGGATCGGCGCTTGGTGGCCAACGCGCTGCTGCGCGATTCCCTGGGCGGCGCGGTGCGTGCGCAGGGGCAGTTGCCGATGGATCTGCGACTCGCCACCGTCGAGAAGCGGTTGCTCTCCGATGTGATCACCGGCGAGGTCATTGCGGACTCGCTCCGTTTGCAGGCACTCCCGCTGCAGATCGACGGCGTGAGTCGCCTGCGCGGCGTGCTCACCGGTCGGCTCGGCCTGTCCGGGACGGTGGACCGCCCGGTGGCCGATGGCACCATGCAGCTCGACGGCGCGGGCGCCTCGCTCGATGCGCTGGGCATCACGCCAACCGACGGCCGTGTGATCGTGCGCGCGCGCGCGGATTCGCTGGTGCTGGAGTCGCTGCGCCTGCGGAGCGGCGGCGTCGCAGACACCCTCGGGGCGCAGGGCGTGTTGCGCTTCACGGCGAACCAGCCGATGCGCATCCAGATGGACGTCGCGGCCAACAACTTTGCCGCGGCGCGCCAGCGCGACGGCACCGAACTCACCATCGGTGGGCGCATGAGCGTTCGCGGCGAGCTGCAGCGTCCGGTGGTCAGCGGCGCGCTGGTCGTGCCGCGCGCCAACCTGGTGGTGAATCCTTTGGGCGCCCGCACGGCGCTCGATCTCAACACCGACGCGGCGCGCGCGCTGCTCGGCGCTGATGAGGTACCGGTCGCCGAGACGGCCGCCCAGTCCCTCTCGCGTTTGGGGGCGCTGGTGACCGTTGAGAATGCGCGGGTCGATCTCGGCCAGGAAGTCTGGGTGCAGACGCCCGAGGCGCGGGTGCGGCTGACCGGCGGGCTGGGGATCGCGATGAGTGGCGACCGCCTCGCCCTCGAAGGGGAGATCCTCACCAATCGCGGGCAGTATCGGCTCGATCTCGGCGTCGTCAACCGCAGCTTCAGTATCGACTCGGGGCGGGTGCGCTTCTACGGACAGGCGGCCATTCCCCCGACGCTTGACATCAACGCCACGAACGTGGTGCGCGCGACGGGCGGCAGCGAGATCCCGGTGCGGGTCCACATCGGCGGCACCTACGACGTGCCGGTGCTGACGCTCTCGAGCACCGATCCGCTGTATGCCAGTGCGCCCGAATCGGAGATCATCTCGCTGCTGGTCTTCGGCGCGCCGACGTTCGCGCTCGATGGGCAGCGCCAGAGCACGGTGCAGGCGGTGAGTGGCGTCCTGCTCCCCACGGTGGGCGGGCTGGCCGAAGGGAAGCTGCAGCAGTGGCTCCCGAAGCTGAGCACCCTCCAGATCCAGACGGGCAACGGCCAGGACCAGGCCCAGCTCTCGGCGACGCGGCTGCTCGACAATCTGAGCATCACCGCCGGGAAGCAGATCGGCGACAAGACGTTCCTGCGGGTGAATACGGGCGTCTGCCGCGGTACCGGCGATGTCACCGGGGGGAATCGGTTGTGGGCGGGTCTGGCGGCGGAGTACCGCGTCGGGCCCACCGTCTTTGCTCAGATCGGCGTGGACCCCGGGGCCGCGCCGTGTACCCGACTCGGCGGGGATCAGCTCCCGCGACGGCAGTTTGGCTTCGACCTGTTCAAGGAATGGATCTGGTGA
- a CDS encoding BamA/TamA family outer membrane protein: MPRVPMSLRVVVHLLLAIVVGGGATRADAQRVARCGPPERVRAVRFRGSPAFDELTMAAAIVTAAPGLATRWFHIGTPPCLDSLEVRRDALRLSILHRQAGWFQASVVPRLERRRDGVRVRFEIAPGPELAIDTIQIRGLPVAPEGRRAFDAPLRSLQGHRLDRTRLDTTVTAVLARLRDAGYARARLADSRIRIDTLAARATVDLAIDAGHVTTIGAVHVRVQSLNAARPQVDSADVATLLDLDPGDRFRASRLLEAQQTLYRSEAFRLVLLDTLTPARGADSTLDLRVSVAEAKTRSARVGLGWATQDCIRAQGRISDRGFLGVGRRVELSVRASKLGLGAPADFAPSLCSPVLRRDSLSAKVNYYVGTTFTTARLFRRDIVPLVSVYSERRSEAFAYLRETEIGSLAELSQRLTARTTLTAGFQYENGKTITDPAVSCTRFGLCRPEDVALSLFGRGIGIASVSATHDQSDDAVNPTHGWRVRAEQRFGKTSSSFDNFAFYRSTGEASAYGKLFRGVVAVRVQSAGVFAPSASLVDGTPLIPQQERLFVGGQNSVRGYQQNLLGPVIYVVSDVRTTVNPDGSAGVVVNDGARPLRQVPRGGTAMLVGNLEWRRSFRVVSSQAQLVAFLDAGTLWESRGQAFHMGDLRTTPGVGVRVITPLGPFRVDVGYRPYASLTGRALYFGPSGSAFAGDILCASPRTMAGADYSDPLTCPATYRPPETRSVLSRLVFHFGLGQAF, translated from the coding sequence ATGCCCCGGGTCCCGATGTCGCTCCGCGTGGTCGTGCACCTGCTGCTGGCCATTGTGGTTGGCGGCGGGGCGACGCGTGCCGATGCCCAGCGTGTCGCCCGCTGCGGGCCGCCGGAGCGGGTTCGCGCCGTACGCTTCCGCGGCAGCCCGGCGTTCGACGAGCTCACTATGGCTGCCGCCATCGTGACGGCCGCGCCAGGGCTGGCCACCCGCTGGTTCCATATCGGCACGCCGCCCTGTCTTGATTCCCTCGAGGTTCGTCGCGACGCGTTGCGGCTGTCGATTCTCCATCGGCAGGCGGGATGGTTTCAGGCGTCGGTCGTACCGCGGCTGGAACGCCGTCGCGACGGCGTACGGGTGCGATTCGAGATCGCGCCGGGACCGGAACTCGCGATTGACACCATCCAGATCCGGGGGCTGCCGGTCGCGCCCGAGGGCCGCCGCGCCTTCGATGCGCCGTTGCGCAGCCTGCAAGGACACCGCCTCGATCGGACGCGGCTTGATACCACTGTCACGGCGGTGCTCGCGCGCCTGCGCGACGCCGGCTACGCCCGCGCGCGACTCGCGGACAGTCGCATCCGGATTGATACCCTCGCGGCCCGGGCCACGGTCGATCTGGCGATCGACGCCGGCCACGTCACCACCATCGGCGCCGTCCATGTGCGCGTGCAGTCACTCAACGCGGCGCGCCCGCAGGTCGACTCTGCCGATGTGGCCACGCTGCTCGATCTCGATCCTGGCGATCGCTTTCGGGCGTCCCGGCTCCTCGAGGCTCAGCAGACGCTCTATCGCTCCGAAGCCTTCCGGCTGGTGCTGCTGGATACGCTGACGCCAGCGCGCGGTGCCGACAGCACGCTCGATCTGCGCGTGTCGGTGGCCGAAGCGAAGACGCGCAGCGCGCGGGTTGGACTCGGCTGGGCCACCCAGGATTGCATCCGGGCGCAGGGGCGGATCAGTGACCGCGGTTTTCTGGGGGTCGGGCGCCGGGTGGAGCTGTCGGTGCGCGCGTCCAAGCTGGGACTGGGCGCCCCCGCGGATTTCGCACCGAGCCTCTGCTCGCCGGTGCTGCGCCGCGATTCGCTGAGTGCCAAGGTCAATTACTACGTGGGCACCACGTTCACCACGGCGCGACTCTTCCGCCGCGACATCGTGCCGCTGGTGTCCGTCTACAGTGAGCGGCGCAGCGAGGCGTTCGCCTATCTCCGCGAAACCGAGATCGGCTCGCTCGCCGAACTGTCGCAGCGGCTCACCGCGCGCACCACGCTCACCGCGGGCTTCCAGTACGAGAACGGCAAGACGATCACCGATCCGGCGGTCTCCTGCACGCGCTTCGGGCTCTGTCGCCCGGAAGACGTGGCACTCTCGCTCTTCGGGCGCGGCATCGGCATCGCCAGCGTCTCGGCCACGCACGATCAGTCCGACGATGCCGTGAACCCCACGCACGGCTGGCGCGTGCGGGCCGAGCAACGGTTCGGCAAGACGTCGTCGTCGTTCGACAACTTCGCCTTCTACCGGTCCACCGGTGAGGCGTCGGCGTACGGCAAGCTCTTTCGGGGCGTGGTGGCGGTGCGCGTGCAGAGCGCCGGGGTGTTCGCGCCGAGTGCATCGCTCGTGGATGGCACGCCGCTGATTCCGCAGCAGGAGCGCCTGTTCGTCGGTGGGCAGAACTCCGTGCGCGGCTATCAGCAGAATCTGCTGGGCCCGGTCATTTACGTCGTCTCCGATGTGCGGACCACCGTGAATCCGGATGGCAGTGCCGGCGTGGTCGTGAACGACGGCGCTCGTCCGCTCCGCCAGGTCCCGCGTGGCGGTACGGCGATGCTCGTTGGCAATCTCGAGTGGCGTCGCAGCTTCCGGGTGGTGTCGTCGCAAGCGCAGCTGGTGGCCTTTCTCGACGCCGGCACGCTGTGGGAGTCGCGCGGTCAGGCCTTTCACATGGGCGACCTGCGCACGACCCCTGGGGTGGGCGTGCGCGTCATCACGCCGCTCGGCCCCTTCCGCGTGGATGTGGGCTATCGCCCCTATGCGTCGCTCACCGGGCGTGCCCTGTACTTCGGACCGTCGGGGAGCGCGTTTGCGGGGGACATCCTCTGTGCAAGTCCGCGTACCATGGCGGGGGCTGACTACTCCGATCCGTTGACCTGTCCGGCGACCTATCGTCCGCCGGAGACGCGCAGCGTGCTCTCGCGTCTCGTCTTTCACTTCGGCCTGGGGCAGGCGTTCTGA
- a CDS encoding Rieske (2Fe-2S) protein, which produces MSSESPSPACVSCSARREFLRTAVTATVLAGLSTLGPVQALAALEPRRAGAAVKYPLPAADGVSIDATNEVILCRNGAEVYAFALSCPHQNTALRTLPKNGGFQCPRHKSKYQPNGTFVSGRATRNMDRLQISREGNLVVVDPNVAFESDVDPAKWAAAVVKV; this is translated from the coding sequence ATGTCTTCCGAGTCTCCCTCGCCGGCCTGCGTGTCGTGCAGTGCCCGTCGTGAGTTCTTGCGCACTGCCGTCACCGCCACCGTGCTCGCGGGCCTGAGCACCCTTGGGCCGGTGCAGGCGCTCGCGGCCCTCGAGCCGCGGCGCGCCGGCGCTGCCGTGAAGTACCCGCTGCCGGCGGCCGACGGCGTCTCCATCGATGCGACGAACGAAGTCATTCTCTGCCGCAACGGCGCCGAAGTGTACGCGTTCGCGCTCTCCTGCCCGCATCAGAACACCGCGCTCCGGACGCTTCCCAAGAACGGGGGCTTTCAGTGCCCGCGGCACAAGTCCAAGTACCAGCCCAACGGCACCTTCGTGAGCGGCCGCGCGACGCGCAACATGGACCGCCTGCAGATCAGCCGCGAAGGCAACCTGGTGGTGGTCGATCCGAACGTCGCCTTCGAGAGTGACGTCGATCCGGCCAAGTGGGCCGCCGCCGTCGTGAAAGTCTGA
- a CDS encoding Rieske (2Fe-2S) protein: MSDCAHCLSRRAFVANSTLLAVSAFLAGCSSADSTGPSNVNVSVKLTDYSALGTVGGIARLSGTSTPIAVVRTAASSYRAFSLICPHEAGSVGINGAGFLCSKHGATFNSSGTWTGGERTTNLREFAVTFDATAGTLTITS; the protein is encoded by the coding sequence ATGTCCGACTGCGCCCACTGCCTGTCCCGTCGTGCCTTCGTCGCCAACAGTACGCTGCTGGCCGTCTCGGCCTTTCTCGCCGGGTGCTCCAGCGCGGACTCCACCGGGCCGAGCAATGTGAACGTCTCGGTGAAGCTCACGGACTACTCGGCGCTCGGGACGGTGGGCGGAATCGCCCGACTGAGCGGGACCAGCACCCCCATCGCGGTCGTGCGGACGGCCGCGAGCAGCTATCGGGCCTTTTCGCTCATCTGCCCCCACGAGGCCGGGAGCGTCGGGATCAACGGGGCGGGCTTCCTCTGCTCGAAGCATGGTGCCACCTTCAATAGCTCCGGCACCTGGACGGGCGGCGAGCGTACGACGAACCTGCGCGAGTTCGCGGTTACCTTCGACGCCACGGCCGGCACGCTCACGATCACTTCCTGA
- a CDS encoding M20/M25/M40 family metallo-hydrolase produces the protein MRSFRTSHRAGALLPALCVSTLVTTLVATPMAAQRPATKGAPTPLESTVDKIATHPSVAAAFASLERENGWTIEQQIALCQIPAPPFKEAARAAAYRERLKGVGVQNVRIDGEGNVIGEIRGTRPGPTLLLAGHLDTVFPEGTNVTVKREGTKLTAPGIGDDCRGLAVVLTVARQLVAQKVPFGGRVLVVGNVGEEGPGNLRGTRALFTGPLKDSIDLFISVDGTGYGITNGGVGSNRYRVKYKGPGGHSYGAFGMPNPIHAMGRAIAKIADLEATTTPKVTFNVGIVSGGTSVNSIPFEGIMEVDLRSESAAALAEIDGRLQKALRDALAEEKQRWPNSKAALELAIDTIGIRPAGSTPDSSLIVRTSLAAARTMNIYAPLTTSSTDANIPMNLHRPAVTLDGGGVGRGAHSLDESYDDRTDGFKGPQWVMLVVLGLLGVK, from the coding sequence ATGCGTTCCTTCCGCACGTCGCACCGCGCCGGGGCCCTGCTCCCGGCGCTTTGTGTGTCCACCCTCGTGACCACCCTCGTGGCCACGCCGATGGCCGCCCAACGGCCCGCCACCAAGGGCGCGCCGACGCCGCTCGAGAGCACCGTCGACAAGATCGCGACGCATCCGTCGGTGGCCGCCGCGTTTGCGTCGCTCGAGCGCGAGAACGGCTGGACGATCGAGCAGCAGATCGCGCTCTGCCAGATCCCGGCCCCGCCCTTCAAGGAGGCCGCGCGCGCGGCGGCGTACCGTGAGCGCCTCAAGGGGGTCGGCGTCCAGAATGTGCGCATCGATGGCGAGGGGAATGTCATCGGGGAGATTCGCGGCACACGCCCCGGCCCCACGCTGCTGCTGGCGGGGCATCTGGATACGGTGTTCCCCGAGGGCACCAACGTCACCGTCAAGCGAGAGGGCACGAAGCTCACCGCTCCCGGTATCGGCGATGACTGCCGCGGGCTCGCCGTGGTGCTCACGGTGGCCCGACAGCTCGTCGCGCAGAAGGTGCCGTTCGGTGGCCGGGTGCTCGTGGTGGGCAACGTGGGGGAGGAGGGGCCCGGCAACCTGCGCGGCACGCGCGCGCTGTTCACCGGGCCGCTCAAGGATTCCATCGACCTGTTCATTTCGGTCGATGGCACCGGCTACGGCATCACCAACGGCGGCGTGGGCAGCAACCGGTACCGCGTGAAGTACAAGGGTCCGGGCGGCCATTCGTACGGGGCATTCGGCATGCCCAACCCCATTCATGCGATGGGGCGCGCGATCGCCAAGATCGCCGATCTCGAAGCGACCACGACGCCCAAGGTCACGTTCAACGTGGGCATCGTCTCGGGCGGCACCAGCGTCAATTCCATCCCGTTCGAAGGCATCATGGAGGTGGATCTGCGGAGCGAATCGGCGGCGGCGCTCGCCGAGATTGACGGTCGCCTGCAGAAGGCCCTGCGTGACGCGCTCGCCGAGGAGAAGCAGCGCTGGCCCAACAGCAAAGCGGCGCTCGAGCTGGCGATCGATACCATCGGTATTCGCCCGGCGGGCAGCACGCCCGATTCGTCGCTCATCGTGCGCACGTCGTTGGCCGCGGCGCGCACCATGAACATCTACGCCCCACTCACCACCTCGAGCACCGACGCGAACATCCCGATGAATCTCCATCGGCCGGCGGTCACGTTGGACGGCGGCGGAGTCGGCCGCGGGGCGCACTCTCTCGACGAGAGCTACGACGATCGCACCGACGGCTTCAAGGGCCCGCAGTGGGTGATGCTCGTGGTGCTGGGGCTGCTGGGCGTGAAGTAG
- a CDS encoding Rrf2 family transcriptional regulator — MLSATAEHAVRAVLLLARHDGHKALSADAIAAELGAPRNYLAKTLNALAKAGVVHSARGAAGGFTLAVPATELTLARIIAPFDDHARTPSCLLRNHVCEAANPCAVHARWSAIVGHAAARFAQTTISELLTDSNALPFGNVSGKSAEGNSSYAMLSA, encoded by the coding sequence ATGCTCTCGGCAACTGCTGAACATGCCGTCCGCGCTGTGCTGCTGCTCGCGCGACACGACGGCCACAAGGCTCTGTCGGCTGATGCCATCGCCGCCGAACTTGGCGCCCCGCGCAACTACCTGGCCAAGACGCTGAACGCGCTCGCCAAGGCGGGCGTGGTCCACAGCGCCCGCGGTGCGGCCGGCGGCTTCACGCTGGCTGTGCCGGCGACTGAGCTCACGCTGGCACGGATCATCGCGCCGTTCGACGATCATGCGCGGACGCCGTCGTGTCTGCTGCGCAACCACGTCTGCGAGGCGGCCAACCCGTGCGCGGTGCACGCCCGCTGGTCGGCCATCGTGGGCCACGCGGCAGCGCGGTTCGCGCAAACCACCATCTCCGAGTTGCTGACCGACTCCAACGCGCTCCCCTTTGGCAACGTGTCGGGGAAGTCGGCCGAAGGGAACAGCTCGTACGCGATGCTGAGCGCGTAA
- the gspG gene encoding type II secretion system major pseudopilin GspG — protein sequence MRRGFTLIEVLVVIVVIAILASLVAPNLFRNVDDARIATAKTQIESFATALDAYRLDNGRYPTTAQGLDALWQRPTVDPPANWTAPYVRKAIPMDPWGHPYVYLAPGRANPSGYDLLSYGADGQPGGEGKNADLTSWK from the coding sequence ATGCGCCGCGGCTTCACGCTCATCGAAGTGCTGGTGGTGATCGTCGTCATCGCCATTCTCGCATCGCTGGTGGCGCCGAATCTCTTCCGCAACGTCGATGATGCGCGCATCGCGACGGCGAAGACACAGATCGAGAGCTTTGCCACCGCGCTCGACGCGTACCGGCTCGACAACGGTCGCTATCCGACCACGGCGCAGGGGCTCGACGCCCTCTGGCAGCGCCCGACCGTCGATCCGCCGGCCAACTGGACGGCGCCCTACGTGCGAAAGGCGATTCCGATGGATCCGTGGGGGCACCCCTACGTGTACCTCGCGCCGGGGCGGGCGAACCCGAGCGGTTACGACCTGCTGTCGTATGGCGCGGACGGGCAGCCGGGCGGCGAGGGCAAGAACGCCGATCTGACGAGCTGGAAGTAG